One Oncorhynchus masou masou isolate Uvic2021 chromosome 18, UVic_Omas_1.1, whole genome shotgun sequence DNA window includes the following coding sequences:
- the LOC135503993 gene encoding rho GTPase-activating protein 4-like isoform X3, producing the protein MEGEFHPVRATMTSHVKLRKERVGAVDYDTQIKEVRCQLVDQLKVLDLQLEQKSQQLQDLTDYLRRRSEIEGEYARSLDKLAERFTSKIKRKEPGSGQSVAQCWLVLLAQTRQESKDHSGVSDSCSTTLTQPLTHSLETTQRLAKRTKDVCSQLQDGLLKVTTELQTAWRTYSQYHSEYESAEGKLKEAEKQKQGASKKIEKRQCKVQEIQLKCTKARNDYLLNLAAANASMNKYYLQDLSSLMDCSDIGYHLSLSRVLRSYLSSRSRAQQNLSGGLQQLHTAVSGLDQIQDRDNLLQTHTNTFCLPLRFHYLPHEGDQVCEVSAEQEIRCEMETRFQQLQSKLTGFTQESEEAGKKLQMARSALLEGISDDDLDPPPSSNQTQGSQVHLQFPSQSQGQGGSSESLASSSSRPSLARRRANLQETETLYCANVKEYLCKSSLVSKLQAKHDLLKVAVEKAEPTNGHQTRKLLRVRSKSQPSVQYTHKLFTGDMLSFIQASGQEIPVVVESCIRFINLNGLHHEGIFRVPGSQGKVNSLRDAFERGEDPVADSRCDLDSVAGVLKLYFRTLENPLFPRDSTAQLLEYAQIDNETERAAKLKSVISSYPPPVCTIMRYLFAFLHHVSQYSDENMMQPYNLAVCFGPSLLRGAQDDDVVTLQPQINSLVKSIILQHESIFPSLAELQGPMYEKCMTLQQDDCEEGEGDSEHHSKEESESKGERSRANSSCSSRQSPVGGTVTPGGKFTLQSPITQQGWPLSPGYISKEAQDLSSSEDITVQVDEEVCRQMNSVFKELLSRKSLPPYSSTSSVTSSNPPPQQKKGGIGWRREKPV; encoded by the exons atggaaggag AGTTTCACCCTGTCAGAGCAACAATGACATCACATGTGAAGCTCAGAAAAGAGAGAGTTGGAGCTGTGGACTATGACACACAAATCAAAG aggtgcgttgtcagttGGTGGACCAGTTGAAGGTTTTGGATCTGCAGTTGGAGCAGAAATCTCAGCAGCTTCAGGATCTGACAGACTACCTGCGTAGACGCAGTGAGATAGAAGGAGAGTACGCACGCTCGCTGGACAAATTGGCCGAGAGGTTTACCTCCAAAATCAAAAG GAAGGAGCCTGGCAGTGGTCAGTCTGTGGCCCAGTGTTGGCTGGTCCTGCTGGCtcagaccagacaggagagcaaaGACCACAGTGGTGTGAGTGACAGCTGTAGCACCACCCTCACCCAGCCCCTCACACACTCTCTGGAGACCACACAGCGCCTGGCCAAGAGG ACTAAAGATGTCTGTAGCCAGTTACAGGATGGGCTGTTGAAGGTCACCACAGAGCTACAGACA GCGTGGCGGACCTACTCTCAGTACCACTCCGAGTATGAGTCTGCAGAGGGAAAGCTGAAGGAAGCAGAGAAACAGAAGCAAGGAGCTTCTAAAAAGATTGAGAAA AGACAGTGTAAAGTGCAGGAGATTCAGCTGAAGTGTACTAAGGCTCGTAATGACTACCTTCTCAATCTGGCTGCAGCCAACGCTTCTATGAACAAGTATTATCTCCAAGACCTCTCCTCACTCATGGAC tgtTCAGACATTGGCTACCACCTTTCTCTGTCCCGTGTGCTACGCTCCTACCTGTCCAGCCGCTCCCGGGCCCAGCAGAACCTGAGTGGAGGGCTGCAGCAGCTCCACACTGCTGTGTCTGGACTGGACCAGATTCAGGACAGAGACAACCTGCTACAGACTCACACCAACACCTTCTGTCTACCCCTCCGCTTCCACTACCTGCCACATGAGGGAGACCAG GTGTGTGAGGTGAGTGCAGAACAGGAGATTAGGTGTGAGATGGAGACCAGGTTCCAACAGCTGCAGTCAAAGCTCACCGGGTTCACTCAAGAATCAGAGGAG GCAGGTAAGAAGCTCCAGATGGCCCGCTCTGCCCTGCTAGAAGGTATCAGTGATGATGACCTGGATCCTCCACCCTCCAGCAACCAGACCCAGGGCTCCCAGGTCCATCTCCAGTTCCCGTCTCAGAGCCAAGGTCAGGGGGGAAGCAGTGAGAGCCTggccagcagcagtagcagacccagtcTGGCCAGACGGAGAGCCAACCTGCAGGAGACTGAGACACTCTACTGTGCT AATGTGAAGGAGTATCTCTGTAAAAGCTCTCTGGTATCTAAACTACAGGCGAAACATGATCTGCTTAAAGTGGCGGTTGAGAAAG CTGAACCAACCAATGGTCATCAGACCAG gaaGTTATTGCGTGTGAGGAGTAAGAGTCAACCCAGTGTCCAGTACACCCACAAACTCTTCACCGGAGACATGCTCTCCTTCATACAGGCAtcaggacaggagatacctgTAGTGGTGGAAAGCTGCATTCGCTTCATCAACCTTAACG GTCTCCACCATGAGGGTATCTTCAGAGTACCAGGGTCTCAGGGGAAGGTCAACAGTCTGAGAGATGCCTTTGAGCGGG GAGAGGACCCTGTGGCAGACAGCAGGTGTGACTTGGACTCGGTAGCAGGAGTATTGAAACTCTACTTTAGAACCCTGGAAAACCCTCTCTTTCCCCGGGACAGCACCGCTCAGCTCCTGGAGTACGCAC AGATTGACAACGAGACGGAGAGAGCAGCTAAACTCAAATCAGTCATCTCCTCCTATCCACCACCTGTCTGCACCATCATGAGATACCTCTTTGCATTCCTCCATCA TGTGTCTCAGTACAGCGATGAGAACATGATGCAGCCCTATAacctggctgtgtgcttcggcCCCAGTCTGCTACGAGGGGCGCAGGATGATGATGTCGTGACCTTGCAGCCTCAGATCAACTCCCTAGTGAAGAGCATCATCTTGCAGCACGAGAGCATCTTCCCAAGCCTGGCCGAGCTACAGGGACCAATGTATGAGAAATGCATGACGCTGCAGCAAGACGACTG tgaggagggagaaggggattcAGAACACCACAGTAAAGAAG AGTCCGAGTCAAAGGGGGAGCGATCTCGAGCCAACAGCAGCTGCAGTTCAAGACAGTCCCCAGTAGGGGGCACTGTGACCCCTGGAGGAAAGTTCACCTTACAGTCCCCCATAACCCAACAGGGATGGCCCCTCTCCCCCGGATACATAAGCAAAGA
- the LOC135503993 gene encoding rho GTPase-activating protein 4-like isoform X1: MEGEFHPVRATMTSHVKLRKERVGAVDYDTQIKEVRCQLVDQLKVLDLQLEQKSQQLQDLTDYLRRRSEIEGEYARSLDKLAERFTSKIKRKEPGSGQSVAQCWLVLLAQTRQESKDHSGVSDSCSTTLTQPLTHSLETTQRLAKRTKDVCSQLQDGLLKVTTELQTAWRTYSQYHSEYESAEGKLKEAEKQKQGASKKIEKVNSSSLKNTPRIPFSSLNEFKYGDVYMCLLYVSYLIPMCLQRQCKVQEIQLKCTKARNDYLLNLAAANASMNKYYLQDLSSLMDCSDIGYHLSLSRVLRSYLSSRSRAQQNLSGGLQQLHTAVSGLDQIQDRDNLLQTHTNTFCLPLRFHYLPHEGDQVCEVSAEQEIRCEMETRFQQLQSKLTGFTQESEEAGKKLQMARSALLEGISDDDLDPPPSSNQTQGSQVHLQFPSQSQGQGGSSESLASSSSRPSLARRRANLQETETLYCANVKEYLCKSSLVSKLQAKHDLLKVAVEKAEPTNGHQTRKLLRVRSKSQPSVQYTHKLFTGDMLSFIQASGQEIPVVVESCIRFINLNGLHHEGIFRVPGSQGKVNSLRDAFERGEDPVADSRCDLDSVAGVLKLYFRTLENPLFPRDSTAQLLEYAQIDNETERAAKLKSVISSYPPPVCTIMRYLFAFLHHVSQYSDENMMQPYNLAVCFGPSLLRGAQDDDVVTLQPQINSLVKSIILQHESIFPSLAELQGPMYEKCMTLQQDDCEEGEGDSEHHSKEESESKGERSRANSSCSSRQSPVGGTVTPGGKFTLQSPITQQGWPLSPGYISKEAQDLSSSEDITVQVDEEVCRQMNSVFKELLSRKSLPPYSSTSSVTSSNPPPQQKKGGIGWRREKPV, translated from the exons atggaaggag AGTTTCACCCTGTCAGAGCAACAATGACATCACATGTGAAGCTCAGAAAAGAGAGAGTTGGAGCTGTGGACTATGACACACAAATCAAAG aggtgcgttgtcagttGGTGGACCAGTTGAAGGTTTTGGATCTGCAGTTGGAGCAGAAATCTCAGCAGCTTCAGGATCTGACAGACTACCTGCGTAGACGCAGTGAGATAGAAGGAGAGTACGCACGCTCGCTGGACAAATTGGCCGAGAGGTTTACCTCCAAAATCAAAAG GAAGGAGCCTGGCAGTGGTCAGTCTGTGGCCCAGTGTTGGCTGGTCCTGCTGGCtcagaccagacaggagagcaaaGACCACAGTGGTGTGAGTGACAGCTGTAGCACCACCCTCACCCAGCCCCTCACACACTCTCTGGAGACCACACAGCGCCTGGCCAAGAGG ACTAAAGATGTCTGTAGCCAGTTACAGGATGGGCTGTTGAAGGTCACCACAGAGCTACAGACA GCGTGGCGGACCTACTCTCAGTACCACTCCGAGTATGAGTCTGCAGAGGGAAAGCTGAAGGAAGCAGAGAAACAGAAGCAAGGAGCTTCTAAAAAGATTGAGAAAGTAAACTCTTCTTCTCTGAAAAACACTCCTCGCATCCCTTTTTCTAGTCTAAATGAGTTCAAGTATGGAGATGTGTACATGTGTTTACTGTATGTGTCCTACCTCATTCCTATGTGTTTACAGAGACAGTGTAAAGTGCAGGAGATTCAGCTGAAGTGTACTAAGGCTCGTAATGACTACCTTCTCAATCTGGCTGCAGCCAACGCTTCTATGAACAAGTATTATCTCCAAGACCTCTCCTCACTCATGGAC tgtTCAGACATTGGCTACCACCTTTCTCTGTCCCGTGTGCTACGCTCCTACCTGTCCAGCCGCTCCCGGGCCCAGCAGAACCTGAGTGGAGGGCTGCAGCAGCTCCACACTGCTGTGTCTGGACTGGACCAGATTCAGGACAGAGACAACCTGCTACAGACTCACACCAACACCTTCTGTCTACCCCTCCGCTTCCACTACCTGCCACATGAGGGAGACCAG GTGTGTGAGGTGAGTGCAGAACAGGAGATTAGGTGTGAGATGGAGACCAGGTTCCAACAGCTGCAGTCAAAGCTCACCGGGTTCACTCAAGAATCAGAGGAG GCAGGTAAGAAGCTCCAGATGGCCCGCTCTGCCCTGCTAGAAGGTATCAGTGATGATGACCTGGATCCTCCACCCTCCAGCAACCAGACCCAGGGCTCCCAGGTCCATCTCCAGTTCCCGTCTCAGAGCCAAGGTCAGGGGGGAAGCAGTGAGAGCCTggccagcagcagtagcagacccagtcTGGCCAGACGGAGAGCCAACCTGCAGGAGACTGAGACACTCTACTGTGCT AATGTGAAGGAGTATCTCTGTAAAAGCTCTCTGGTATCTAAACTACAGGCGAAACATGATCTGCTTAAAGTGGCGGTTGAGAAAG CTGAACCAACCAATGGTCATCAGACCAG gaaGTTATTGCGTGTGAGGAGTAAGAGTCAACCCAGTGTCCAGTACACCCACAAACTCTTCACCGGAGACATGCTCTCCTTCATACAGGCAtcaggacaggagatacctgTAGTGGTGGAAAGCTGCATTCGCTTCATCAACCTTAACG GTCTCCACCATGAGGGTATCTTCAGAGTACCAGGGTCTCAGGGGAAGGTCAACAGTCTGAGAGATGCCTTTGAGCGGG GAGAGGACCCTGTGGCAGACAGCAGGTGTGACTTGGACTCGGTAGCAGGAGTATTGAAACTCTACTTTAGAACCCTGGAAAACCCTCTCTTTCCCCGGGACAGCACCGCTCAGCTCCTGGAGTACGCAC AGATTGACAACGAGACGGAGAGAGCAGCTAAACTCAAATCAGTCATCTCCTCCTATCCACCACCTGTCTGCACCATCATGAGATACCTCTTTGCATTCCTCCATCA TGTGTCTCAGTACAGCGATGAGAACATGATGCAGCCCTATAacctggctgtgtgcttcggcCCCAGTCTGCTACGAGGGGCGCAGGATGATGATGTCGTGACCTTGCAGCCTCAGATCAACTCCCTAGTGAAGAGCATCATCTTGCAGCACGAGAGCATCTTCCCAAGCCTGGCCGAGCTACAGGGACCAATGTATGAGAAATGCATGACGCTGCAGCAAGACGACTG tgaggagggagaaggggattcAGAACACCACAGTAAAGAAG AGTCCGAGTCAAAGGGGGAGCGATCTCGAGCCAACAGCAGCTGCAGTTCAAGACAGTCCCCAGTAGGGGGCACTGTGACCCCTGGAGGAAAGTTCACCTTACAGTCCCCCATAACCCAACAGGGATGGCCCCTCTCCCCCGGATACATAAGCAAAGA
- the LOC135503993 gene encoding rho GTPase-activating protein 4-like isoform X2, whose amino-acid sequence MTSHVKLRKERVGAVDYDTQIKEVRCQLVDQLKVLDLQLEQKSQQLQDLTDYLRRRSEIEGEYARSLDKLAERFTSKIKRKEPGSGQSVAQCWLVLLAQTRQESKDHSGVSDSCSTTLTQPLTHSLETTQRLAKRTKDVCSQLQDGLLKVTTELQTAWRTYSQYHSEYESAEGKLKEAEKQKQGASKKIEKVNSSSLKNTPRIPFSSLNEFKYGDVYMCLLYVSYLIPMCLQRQCKVQEIQLKCTKARNDYLLNLAAANASMNKYYLQDLSSLMDCSDIGYHLSLSRVLRSYLSSRSRAQQNLSGGLQQLHTAVSGLDQIQDRDNLLQTHTNTFCLPLRFHYLPHEGDQVCEVSAEQEIRCEMETRFQQLQSKLTGFTQESEEAGKKLQMARSALLEGISDDDLDPPPSSNQTQGSQVHLQFPSQSQGQGGSSESLASSSSRPSLARRRANLQETETLYCANVKEYLCKSSLVSKLQAKHDLLKVAVEKAEPTNGHQTRKLLRVRSKSQPSVQYTHKLFTGDMLSFIQASGQEIPVVVESCIRFINLNGLHHEGIFRVPGSQGKVNSLRDAFERGEDPVADSRCDLDSVAGVLKLYFRTLENPLFPRDSTAQLLEYAQIDNETERAAKLKSVISSYPPPVCTIMRYLFAFLHHVSQYSDENMMQPYNLAVCFGPSLLRGAQDDDVVTLQPQINSLVKSIILQHESIFPSLAELQGPMYEKCMTLQQDDCEEGEGDSEHHSKEESESKGERSRANSSCSSRQSPVGGTVTPGGKFTLQSPITQQGWPLSPGYISKEAQDLSSSEDITVQVDEEVCRQMNSVFKELLSRKSLPPYSSTSSVTSSNPPPQQKKGGIGWRREKPV is encoded by the exons ATGACATCACATGTGAAGCTCAGAAAAGAGAGAGTTGGAGCTGTGGACTATGACACACAAATCAAAG aggtgcgttgtcagttGGTGGACCAGTTGAAGGTTTTGGATCTGCAGTTGGAGCAGAAATCTCAGCAGCTTCAGGATCTGACAGACTACCTGCGTAGACGCAGTGAGATAGAAGGAGAGTACGCACGCTCGCTGGACAAATTGGCCGAGAGGTTTACCTCCAAAATCAAAAG GAAGGAGCCTGGCAGTGGTCAGTCTGTGGCCCAGTGTTGGCTGGTCCTGCTGGCtcagaccagacaggagagcaaaGACCACAGTGGTGTGAGTGACAGCTGTAGCACCACCCTCACCCAGCCCCTCACACACTCTCTGGAGACCACACAGCGCCTGGCCAAGAGG ACTAAAGATGTCTGTAGCCAGTTACAGGATGGGCTGTTGAAGGTCACCACAGAGCTACAGACA GCGTGGCGGACCTACTCTCAGTACCACTCCGAGTATGAGTCTGCAGAGGGAAAGCTGAAGGAAGCAGAGAAACAGAAGCAAGGAGCTTCTAAAAAGATTGAGAAAGTAAACTCTTCTTCTCTGAAAAACACTCCTCGCATCCCTTTTTCTAGTCTAAATGAGTTCAAGTATGGAGATGTGTACATGTGTTTACTGTATGTGTCCTACCTCATTCCTATGTGTTTACAGAGACAGTGTAAAGTGCAGGAGATTCAGCTGAAGTGTACTAAGGCTCGTAATGACTACCTTCTCAATCTGGCTGCAGCCAACGCTTCTATGAACAAGTATTATCTCCAAGACCTCTCCTCACTCATGGAC tgtTCAGACATTGGCTACCACCTTTCTCTGTCCCGTGTGCTACGCTCCTACCTGTCCAGCCGCTCCCGGGCCCAGCAGAACCTGAGTGGAGGGCTGCAGCAGCTCCACACTGCTGTGTCTGGACTGGACCAGATTCAGGACAGAGACAACCTGCTACAGACTCACACCAACACCTTCTGTCTACCCCTCCGCTTCCACTACCTGCCACATGAGGGAGACCAG GTGTGTGAGGTGAGTGCAGAACAGGAGATTAGGTGTGAGATGGAGACCAGGTTCCAACAGCTGCAGTCAAAGCTCACCGGGTTCACTCAAGAATCAGAGGAG GCAGGTAAGAAGCTCCAGATGGCCCGCTCTGCCCTGCTAGAAGGTATCAGTGATGATGACCTGGATCCTCCACCCTCCAGCAACCAGACCCAGGGCTCCCAGGTCCATCTCCAGTTCCCGTCTCAGAGCCAAGGTCAGGGGGGAAGCAGTGAGAGCCTggccagcagcagtagcagacccagtcTGGCCAGACGGAGAGCCAACCTGCAGGAGACTGAGACACTCTACTGTGCT AATGTGAAGGAGTATCTCTGTAAAAGCTCTCTGGTATCTAAACTACAGGCGAAACATGATCTGCTTAAAGTGGCGGTTGAGAAAG CTGAACCAACCAATGGTCATCAGACCAG gaaGTTATTGCGTGTGAGGAGTAAGAGTCAACCCAGTGTCCAGTACACCCACAAACTCTTCACCGGAGACATGCTCTCCTTCATACAGGCAtcaggacaggagatacctgTAGTGGTGGAAAGCTGCATTCGCTTCATCAACCTTAACG GTCTCCACCATGAGGGTATCTTCAGAGTACCAGGGTCTCAGGGGAAGGTCAACAGTCTGAGAGATGCCTTTGAGCGGG GAGAGGACCCTGTGGCAGACAGCAGGTGTGACTTGGACTCGGTAGCAGGAGTATTGAAACTCTACTTTAGAACCCTGGAAAACCCTCTCTTTCCCCGGGACAGCACCGCTCAGCTCCTGGAGTACGCAC AGATTGACAACGAGACGGAGAGAGCAGCTAAACTCAAATCAGTCATCTCCTCCTATCCACCACCTGTCTGCACCATCATGAGATACCTCTTTGCATTCCTCCATCA TGTGTCTCAGTACAGCGATGAGAACATGATGCAGCCCTATAacctggctgtgtgcttcggcCCCAGTCTGCTACGAGGGGCGCAGGATGATGATGTCGTGACCTTGCAGCCTCAGATCAACTCCCTAGTGAAGAGCATCATCTTGCAGCACGAGAGCATCTTCCCAAGCCTGGCCGAGCTACAGGGACCAATGTATGAGAAATGCATGACGCTGCAGCAAGACGACTG tgaggagggagaaggggattcAGAACACCACAGTAAAGAAG AGTCCGAGTCAAAGGGGGAGCGATCTCGAGCCAACAGCAGCTGCAGTTCAAGACAGTCCCCAGTAGGGGGCACTGTGACCCCTGGAGGAAAGTTCACCTTACAGTCCCCCATAACCCAACAGGGATGGCCCCTCTCCCCCGGATACATAAGCAAAGA